From the genome of Leptospira langatensis:
GTCTTGGATTGGGAGAAGATACTTCTTCTAAGAACGCGGCTGCAAATTCCGCTCCGACTTCTACTCAGCTGGAACTTGCGCAACTGGCAACTAATTTAACTTGGACTCAGCTCGCATACTGCGGTGTGGAGAGAAGACTTTCCTGGCTGACCATATCGGCAATCGATTATATTCCGATGACAATGGTGGTGCTTCTACTTGTGGCGGGAACGGTTTCCACCACCAGAAGATACCATATCGCACTTAGGAATCCGGAAAACTCCATAGAGGAGAAGGTTACTGAGTTCAGTCAGATCCTGGCAAATACGATCGTTTTAGTCTCTTCCGCATTCATGTATCCATTGCAGAAAGGTGTGGAAGCGCAGATCCAGGTCTTATGGATATTGGGGCTCGCACTTCTTTCCGGATTAAATATTTATAATTTAAAGAATCCTGTTTTTAAATCCGGAGAAGGAAAACAGAATTCCAAGTTCTCTAATTCCTTGCTTTGTATTCCTTTGTATTGCTGGATGGCGATCGTATGCGGACTGTATTTCTTCTTGTATGAACATCATCCTGCAGGACTCGCAATCTATTTACAAAAGCTGACAGCTCACGCTACACTTTACATCCAGATCGGTTTGTATGTTTGGACAGGAATTCTTCTTAGGGATACTTCTTTAGGACGCAGATTCTTCGATCTTCTCAAACCATGGAATCTTCCTTCCGAGTTATTGGCAGTGATCATAGTGATCGTTGCCGCTCTTCCTACTGCATATAGCGGCGCTTCCGGGATCGTAGTCCTTGCTTTAGGAGCTACAATCTTCAAGGAATTAAGAAGGGCAGGTGCGACCCAAGAAAGAGCCCTGGCTGCTACTGCGATGTCGGGGAGCTTAGGAGTGGTCCTTCCTCCTTGCTTGCTTGTCGTGATCGTTGCTTCGTTGAACTTGGATGTGACCACGGACGAGCTATTCTACTGGGGTTGGAGAGTGTTTGCGGTTTCTTCTACCTTTTTCCTGATCGTGAGTTGGTTCACTCGGACCGAATCCTGGAAGATCCGACCTCAAACAGGAGCGCTTTCTCTCACTTATCAGGCGTTCAAATCGTTCGGGATCTATCTTTTTATCTCTATCGTGATCGTTCTTGCGATCGTTCTGGGACTTGGGACCCATTTTGATGAGCATACCGCACCGTACATTCTACCGATAGCGATGCTCGCTCTTCTTTCTATAGACTATAAGATCTCTAAGAAAGAGAAATTGCAAAGCGGAGGAGCTCCGGTCGAAGAAGTGCATCTTTCTCATACTTCGTACGATGCAGGTTCTCATTTGGGAGCGCTTCTTCTTCTCATGGGATTATCCGCTTGTATGGGAGGAGTTTTCGAGAGATCGGAAGTGATCAATCTGTTCCCTACTCATTTGGGATCTCCCTTCTCTGCGATGCTTATCCTGACATTTGCGTTAGTCATCATTGGAATGTTGATGGATCCGTATGGAGCTGTGATCTTGGTTTCGGTAACTCTGTATCCGATCGCCAAGGTGAACGGCATTCATCCTCTTAATTTCTGGATGACCGCGTTAGTTTCCTTCGAGTTAGGCTATCTTACTCCTCCGGTGGCATTGAATCATTTGCTCACCAAACATGTTGTGAGAGAACAGTTGGTGGAAGACCCAAGTTTGGAGTCCAAAGGTTTCTTCGCTCGCCATGAACATATTATCATCCCGATCATTGTTCTGAGCCTAACTCTTTTGATTACTGCATTTGGTCCGATCCTATACTCTAATTATTCAGGTTGATCCAGAATAAATAGAAAAGACTTCTATTTCCGATCCGGCTTGTAGAGCCTGGTTGGAAATAGGAGATCTTAATGTTAGAACTTCGTCCAAGCTGCGAACATTGCGATAAACCACTTCCTCCCGAATCACTAGAAGCTAAGATTTGTTCTTTCGAATGCACCTTCTGCGCGGAGTGTGTAGATACTCTCTTCGGAAATGTATGTCCGAATTGCGGTGGAGGTTTTGTGCCCAGGCCCATTCGACCTAA
Proteins encoded in this window:
- a CDS encoding DUF1272 domain-containing protein, whose protein sequence is MLELRPSCEHCDKPLPPESLEAKICSFECTFCAECVDTLFGNVCPNCGGGFVPRPIRPKRTWKGKDSLEFYPASTVKKYRPVNLEAYASFAKEIRNLRPEER
- a CDS encoding TRAP transporter large permease subunit, whose translation is MWRKVVSWAVLFFLFVPLIQSGSQLIQARLLGLGGSIWPNYAMIRNVCVVDPSAASETKAEVSDEDMAALEGLGLGEDTSSKNAAANSAPTSTQLELAQLATNLTWTQLAYCGVERRLSWLTISAIDYIPMTMVVLLLVAGTVSTTRRYHIALRNPENSIEEKVTEFSQILANTIVLVSSAFMYPLQKGVEAQIQVLWILGLALLSGLNIYNLKNPVFKSGEGKQNSKFSNSLLCIPLYCWMAIVCGLYFFLYEHHPAGLAIYLQKLTAHATLYIQIGLYVWTGILLRDTSLGRRFFDLLKPWNLPSELLAVIIVIVAALPTAYSGASGIVVLALGATIFKELRRAGATQERALAATAMSGSLGVVLPPCLLVVIVASLNLDVTTDELFYWGWRVFAVSSTFFLIVSWFTRTESWKIRPQTGALSLTYQAFKSFGIYLFISIVIVLAIVLGLGTHFDEHTAPYILPIAMLALLSIDYKISKKEKLQSGGAPVEEVHLSHTSYDAGSHLGALLLLMGLSACMGGVFERSEVINLFPTHLGSPFSAMLILTFALVIIGMLMDPYGAVILVSVTLYPIAKVNGIHPLNFWMTALVSFELGYLTPPVALNHLLTKHVVREQLVEDPSLESKGFFARHEHIIIPIIVLSLTLLITAFGPILYSNYSG